TCTGTAAAATCAGAACTCCAATGCCATGAATGAATCACATCAAAATTATGCTTTTTAAAAAAGTTTTTTATTTTTAAAATACGTTGCGGTAAAGTAATTAGGGGTTTGTAGTTTTCGGCTACTGTAAAAATATGAATTGGAACGTTTAAGGCTTCTACTTCTTTAAAAAAACTACCGCGATCATGGTTGCAACACACATGTGGTTCGAACTTTGAAGTGTCTATGTGTTTTACCAAATCATAAACTACTCTTCCGCTACCTGCTGTGTCAAAATTAGGAATTGTGAATACTATTTTTATTCGTTTATTCAAAATTTGAGTTTTGGTTAAATTTGGCTAAAACTAACAGCATATTTAATGCATGTGCATTGTTTAAAGCATCTTCATTATAAAAGGCTTTTAGATATTTTTGAATGAGTGGTTTTGGAATTAGATTTGATAATGAAGATTCATTAATCGTATTTAATAATTTTTTTTTGTTTTCTTCTCCCAAAAATTGAAGTTCCCAATTACGTTGGACATACTGTTTTCCTAGTACAGATTTAAAACTGCGAGTGATTTTATTATTTATTTTATATGACCATGTTTTAATATGGTTTTTATTATTGTAATTAAAGAGATTATAAGGTCGCTTATCTTGCCAAATGACATTTGCTAATTCTGGATTTCGTTGTTTTATATATTCTATCTGAATTTTACGACCTGCTAAATAGTCTTCTGGAATTGTACATATAAATTCGCACATTCTATCATCATAATATGGTAATGTTATGGGTTTAGCTTCCTTAAAAACAGAAAGATTAACTGATGTCCATCGTGGTGCCCAATATTTAGATTTAAAAGCACGTAATCTCGCATTGGTATTTTCAATGTCTATTTTGTTTAGGCTTTCTGACAATCTAAAATGCAAATACAACTTAAAATCCCCTTTTAGATGCCATGATTGCCATAACTGTTCGGCAAAATCTAAACCGCCCCGTTTTAGTAGTTTTTTAGTTAAAAGTTGAACTTGTTCTTTATGA
This DNA window, taken from Winogradskyella sp. PC-19, encodes the following:
- a CDS encoding asparagine synthase-related protein: MQIKSPIIPIHQIEVNTGGDSELDYKAICIFAAIGFFLEDDTYFTNRKVLRPATENTLLEENKLQKSESYFNWHYTPRNITFSQALDEFATLFETIVKEQTDGKKVILPLSGGLDSRSQAAALKHLNADVSSYSYEFINGYAETKLAKKIAEVCNFNFEAFEIKKGYLWDKINDLAQINKCYSDFTSSRQMAVIEQFSKMGDVFSLGHWGDVLFDNYNLDNLSHKEQVQLLTKKLLKRGGLDFAEQLWQSWHLKGDFKLYLHFRLSESLNKIDIENTNARLRAFKSKYWAPRWTSVNLSVFKEAKPITLPYYDDRMCEFICTIPEDYLAGRKIQIEYIKQRNPELANVIWQDKRPYNLFNYNNKNHIKTWSYKINNKITRSFKSVLGKQYVQRNWELQFLGEENKKKLLNTINESSLSNLIPKPLIQKYLKAFYNEDALNNAHALNMLLVLAKFNQNSNFE